One Rhodoferax sp. GW822-FHT02A01 genomic window, GCTCAGGCGTATGGTTTCGGGTTTGATGTTCTCGGGCTGGTTGGTGGCGCGCGGCAACTCGATGTTGACCGCATGCTGCATCACCGGCACGGTGATGATGAAGATGATGAGTAGTACCAGCATGACGTCCACCAGGGGCGTCATATTGATCTCGTTCATGACTTCGTCGGTGTCGTCCTGGGTTCCGAAGGCCATGTGCGCTCCTTAGGTGTGCTTGCCTGAACCCACGCGCGCGCCGGTCACAAAGTAGGCATGCAGGTCATGGGCGAAGCGGTTGAGCTTGGCAATGATGGCCTTGTTGGCACGTACCAGCGCGTTGTACCCCAGCACTGCCGGAATGGCCACTGCCAGGCCCAGGGCGGTCATGATCAGCGCTTCGCCAATGGGCCCTGCCACCTTGTCGATGGTGGCCTGGCCCGCCATGCCGATGGACATGAGCGCGTGGTAGATGCCCCAGACCGTGCCGAACAAACCGACAAAGGGTGCGGTGGAACCCGCCGAAGCCAGGATGGCCAGGCCGGACTGCATGCGCGCGGTGCTGTCATCCACGCTGTTGCGCAGGCTGCGCGTCACCCAGTCACTGAAGTCAAAGCCTTCGTGCAACTCGGCCTGCGCGCTGCCCTTCCCTGTCAAATGGGTTGCAGCCTTCTGACCTTCCTGCGCCAGCGCCACAAACGGACTGTCTACCGGCCCCAGCGCGCGTATCCCTTCTGCAAAGTCCTTGGCGTGCCAAAAGGATTC contains:
- a CDS encoding MotA/TolQ/ExbB proton channel family protein, coding for MNPTFGLVNVWMQGDAVSRVVLLVLLAMSLASWLVIGFRLLDLRRLSRQAAAIESFWHAKDFAEGIRALGPVDSPFVALAQEGQKAATHLTGKGSAQAELHEGFDFSDWVTRSLRNSVDDSTARMQSGLAILASAGSTAPFVGLFGTVWGIYHALMSIGMAGQATIDKVAGPIGEALIMTALGLAVAIPAVLGYNALVRANKAIIAKLNRFAHDLHAYFVTGARVGSGKHT